Proteins encoded by one window of Pseudomonas sp. PSKL.D1:
- a CDS encoding AAA family ATPase translates to MQRIVILGNGGSGKSTLARALGERLNLPVVHLDRLFWEPGWAEPDAEQFRDRVRQAVAGEAWVCEGNYARRTFDLRLPRADLVIWLDTPRLTCFTRVLLRLVRNQPRPDRAEGCDERFERAFLKFVWTFDHDYRPGIEAVRQKVGPQVPTLHLRGKREVRAFLQGLPRASGGPTSMLNRI, encoded by the coding sequence ATGCAACGCATCGTCATCCTCGGTAACGGCGGCAGCGGCAAATCCACCCTTGCCCGCGCCCTCGGCGAACGCCTGAACCTGCCGGTGGTCCATCTGGACCGGCTATTCTGGGAGCCTGGCTGGGCCGAACCCGACGCCGAACAGTTCCGTGACCGGGTGCGCCAAGCCGTGGCCGGTGAGGCCTGGGTGTGCGAAGGTAATTACGCGCGGCGCACCTTCGACCTGCGCTTGCCACGTGCAGACCTGGTGATCTGGCTGGACACACCAAGGCTGACCTGCTTTACCCGTGTGCTGCTGCGCTTGGTGCGCAACCAGCCTCGCCCCGACCGCGCCGAGGGGTGTGATGAGCGTTTCGAGCGGGCTTTCCTCAAGTTTGTGTGGACCTTCGACCACGATTATCGGCCAGGCATCGAGGCCGTACGCCAGAAAGTGGGGCCGCAGGTGCCTACCCTGCATTTACGGGGCAAGCGTGAAGTCCGGGCGTTTCTGCAAGGTTTGCCCCGTGCCAGCGGCGGCCCCACGTCGATGCTGAACCGCATTTGA
- a CDS encoding sarcosine oxidase gives MTSLKALNPVALALDDLTDLARVGFRGTDSAAYLQERGYQLPPQPNQALRQGDGSWVARLSASEYLLLGSFTDLGAKVAIEEAQWTQDSRRNYLLPRQDSHAWLQLAGPQGSAVMAKLCGVDLRAEAFPLGAVAQTSAARINVIVVNAGGDGLYILFDRASLQYFRAAVLDAMEEFQP, from the coding sequence ATGACCAGCCTGAAAGCCTTGAACCCCGTCGCCCTTGCGCTGGACGACCTGACCGACCTGGCCCGGGTCGGGTTCCGTGGCACAGACAGTGCCGCGTACCTGCAAGAGCGCGGGTACCAATTGCCACCGCAACCCAACCAGGCACTGCGCCAGGGTGACGGCAGCTGGGTGGCGCGCCTGTCGGCCAGCGAGTACTTGCTACTGGGCAGTTTCACCGACCTGGGCGCAAAAGTTGCCATTGAAGAAGCGCAGTGGACACAGGACAGCCGCCGCAACTACCTGCTGCCGCGCCAGGACAGCCATGCCTGGCTGCAACTGGCGGGGCCGCAGGGCAGCGCGGTGATGGCCAAATTGTGCGGAGTGGACCTGCGCGCCGAAGCCTTCCCGCTGGGGGCGGTGGCGCAAACGTCGGCGGCGCGGATCAACGTGATTGTGGTGAATGCCGGAGGGGATGGGTTGTACATCCTGTTTGACCGGGCTTCGCTTCAGTACTTCCGCGCTGCGGTGCTGGATGCCATGGAAGAGTTCCAGCCCTGA
- the adhP gene encoding alcohol dehydrogenase AdhP, whose translation MKAAVVAKGRRVDVVEKALRPLAHGEALLKMQCCGVCHTDLHVKNGDFGDKTGVVLGHEGIGVVQEVGPGVTSLKPGDRASVAWFYQGCGHCEYCNSGNETLCREVKNSGYTVDGGMAEQCIVVADYAVKVPDGLGSAEASSITCAGVTTYKAVKSSNIRPGQWIAIYGLGGLGNLALQYAKNVFNARVIAVDINDEQLEFARQSGADLVVNSRTDDAAKFIQEKTGGAHAAVVTAVAKGAFNSAVDALRAGGRLVAVGLPTENMDLNIPRLVLDGIEVVGSLVGTRQDLQEAFEFAAQGKVVPKVQLRPIEDINAIFEEMEQGKITGRMVIQFP comes from the coding sequence ATGAAAGCTGCTGTCGTTGCCAAAGGGCGTCGCGTGGACGTGGTGGAAAAAGCACTGCGGCCGTTGGCGCACGGTGAAGCGCTACTGAAGATGCAGTGCTGTGGCGTGTGCCACACCGACCTGCATGTGAAAAACGGCGATTTCGGTGACAAGACCGGGGTCGTGCTGGGCCACGAAGGGATTGGCGTGGTGCAGGAAGTTGGGCCGGGCGTGACCTCGCTCAAGCCGGGGGACCGGGCCAGTGTGGCGTGGTTCTATCAAGGCTGTGGCCACTGCGAGTACTGCAACAGCGGCAACGAAACCCTGTGCCGCGAGGTGAAGAACTCGGGCTACACGGTGGACGGCGGCATGGCCGAGCAGTGTATCGTGGTGGCCGATTATGCCGTCAAGGTGCCGGACGGCCTGGGCTCGGCCGAGGCCAGCAGCATTACCTGCGCTGGCGTGACCACCTACAAGGCGGTGAAATCTTCCAACATCCGCCCCGGGCAGTGGATTGCCATCTATGGCCTTGGCGGGCTGGGCAACTTGGCGCTGCAGTATGCGAAAAACGTGTTCAATGCGCGGGTCATTGCGGTGGACATCAATGACGAGCAACTGGAGTTCGCACGCCAGTCCGGGGCTGATCTGGTGGTGAATTCGCGCACTGACGATGCGGCCAAGTTCATCCAGGAGAAAACCGGCGGTGCCCATGCGGCAGTGGTCACGGCGGTGGCCAAGGGGGCCTTCAACTCGGCGGTCGATGCGCTGCGTGCCGGTGGCCGGTTGGTGGCGGTAGGGTTGCCGACCGAAAACATGGACCTCAACATCCCGCGGCTGGTGCTCGATGGCATCGAGGTGGTCGGCTCGCTCGTCGGTACCCGGCAAGACCTGCAGGAAGCCTTTGAGTTTGCCGCACAGGGCAAGGTGGTGCCGAAGGTGCAGCTGCGGCCGATCGAGGACATCAACGCGATATTCGAAGAGATGGAGCAGGGCAAAATCACCGGGCGAATGGTGATTCAGTTCCCCTAG
- a CDS encoding MFS transporter: MRINPPLIALAVGAFGIGVTEFAPMGMLPGIAADLGVSIPAAGLLVSAYAIGVLIGAPLMTLATGRVPRRYLLIGLMAIFTLGNLMSALATDYQSLMIARVVTSLNHGAFFGVGSVVAASVVAPDKRAGAVAAMFMGLTLATIGGVPLATWFGELMGWRTAFWGIAGLGLVTMLALWFALPNLPLPKTGGAMAEIRVLARGPVLSALALTVVGSSAMFTVFTYIAPILHSEAHASTTFITAMLVLFGVGLTLGNVWGGKAADRSVDRTLIVSLVVLIAVLLVFPLLLGWPVPTALAVLVWGAASFALVPPLQMRVMEAAKDAPNLASAVNIGAFNLGNAIGAALGGAVINAGLGYPAVSLAGAVMAGLGLVMTLAWRTRSQPALQAQRSPV; this comes from the coding sequence ATGCGTATCAATCCCCCCCTCATCGCGCTCGCGGTCGGTGCCTTCGGCATCGGCGTCACCGAGTTCGCCCCCATGGGCATGTTGCCCGGCATTGCCGCCGACCTCGGCGTGTCGATCCCCGCTGCCGGGCTGTTGGTCAGCGCCTACGCCATCGGCGTGCTGATCGGCGCGCCGCTGATGACCCTGGCCACTGGCCGGGTGCCACGGCGCTACCTGTTGATCGGCCTGATGGCCATTTTTACCCTCGGCAACCTGATGTCGGCGTTGGCCACTGATTACCAGAGCCTGATGATTGCGCGAGTGGTTACCTCGCTCAACCATGGCGCGTTCTTTGGCGTCGGCTCGGTGGTGGCGGCCAGCGTGGTGGCCCCTGATAAACGCGCTGGCGCGGTGGCGGCGATGTTCATGGGGCTGACCCTGGCCACGATCGGTGGCGTGCCGCTGGCCACCTGGTTCGGTGAGTTGATGGGCTGGCGCACGGCGTTCTGGGGCATTGCCGGCCTGGGCCTGGTGACGATGCTGGCGCTGTGGTTTGCCCTGCCCAACCTGCCGCTGCCGAAAACCGGCGGGGCGATGGCTGAAATCCGCGTGTTGGCCCGTGGGCCGGTGTTGTCTGCCCTGGCGCTGACGGTCGTGGGCTCCAGTGCGATGTTCACGGTGTTTACCTACATCGCGCCCATCCTGCACAGTGAGGCGCACGCTTCTACCACCTTCATCACCGCCATGCTGGTGCTGTTCGGGGTAGGCCTGACCTTGGGTAACGTGTGGGGTGGCAAGGCGGCGGACCGTTCGGTTGACCGCACCCTGATCGTGTCGCTGGTGGTGTTGATTGCCGTGCTGCTGGTGTTCCCGCTGCTGCTGGGCTGGCCAGTGCCGACGGCGTTGGCGGTGCTGGTGTGGGGTGCGGCCAGTTTTGCCCTGGTGCCGCCGCTGCAAATGCGGGTGATGGAAGCGGCCAAGGACGCGCCCAACCTGGCGTCGGCGGTAAACATTGGTGCGTTCAACCTGGGCAATGCGATTGGTGCGGCGCTGGGTGGGGCGGTGATCAATGCGGGGTTGGGATATCCTGCGGTGTCGCTGGCCGGTGCGGTGATGGCGGGGTTGGGGTTGGTGATGACGCTGGCGTGGCGCACCCGCAGCCAGCCCGCTCTCCAGGCCCAACGCAGCCCGGTGTAG
- a CDS encoding SDR family NAD(P)-dependent oxidoreductase, which produces MSLIPDLNGNAKVLVCGASRGIGLALCATLLARDDVDRVWAVARHARGTEALAALVAAHGERIVLVDCDARDEVAIAALAIEVGRACAHLHLVVCTLGILHLDGAKAEKSLAQLDLAGLQATFATNAFAPILLLKHLLPLLRKGPATFAALSARVGSIGDNRLGGWYSYRASKAALNQLLHTASIELKRLNPAATVLALHPGTTDTELSRPFQGNVPEGKLFEPAFVAQCVIGLVGRFGPGDSGGFWGWDGQKIEW; this is translated from the coding sequence ATGAGCCTGATCCCTGACTTGAATGGTAATGCCAAGGTGCTGGTGTGCGGCGCAAGCCGAGGCATCGGCCTCGCCCTGTGTGCGACGTTGCTGGCCCGCGATGACGTTGACCGGGTGTGGGCCGTGGCCCGCCATGCCCGGGGCACGGAGGCACTCGCAGCGCTGGTTGCTGCCCACGGCGAACGGATCGTGCTGGTCGATTGCGATGCGCGCGATGAGGTGGCAATCGCTGCGCTCGCCATTGAAGTCGGGCGTGCTTGTGCCCATCTGCATCTGGTCGTCTGTACCTTGGGTATTCTTCACCTGGACGGCGCCAAAGCCGAGAAGTCGTTGGCACAATTGGACCTGGCCGGTTTGCAGGCAACCTTCGCCACCAATGCCTTCGCGCCGATCTTGCTGCTCAAGCATCTGCTGCCACTGTTGCGCAAAGGCCCGGCAACCTTCGCCGCGCTGTCGGCCCGGGTAGGGTCAATTGGCGATAACCGGCTGGGCGGGTGGTACAGCTATCGCGCGAGCAAGGCGGCGCTCAACCAGTTGCTGCATACGGCCAGCATCGAACTCAAACGCCTGAACCCGGCGGCCACGGTTTTGGCGCTGCATCCCGGGACGACCGACACCGAATTGTCGCGGCCGTTTCAGGGGAATGTGCCGGAGGGAAAACTGTTTGAGCCGGCGTTTGTGGCGCAGTGTGTGATTGGGTTGGTGGGGCGGTTTGGGCCGGGGGACAGTGGCGGGTTCTGGGGGTGGGATGGTCAGAAGATTGAGTGGTAG
- a CDS encoding 5'-nucleotidase: protein MPYPIDQKLVVGVASSALFDLTDSDAIYQTDGIEAYRLHQEANLDTPFPKGVAFPFIRRFLNINNAFPEQLPVEVVLLSRNSPETGLRVFRSIDHYGLNITRAAFMSGRSPYEYIPAFNASLFLSAHEGDVQRAIDANYPAGLVLPTRIYDDEIDTELRVAFDFDGVIADDEAESVYKQHLDLGEFQAHEQARKAVPHQPGPLADLYRKLSLIRALEDQKLAQDPAYQRILRIAIVTARNAPSHERVVTTLKNWGVSPDESFFLGGMEKERVLSILKPHMFFDDQRSHLMSAAGDLPMVHVPFGVANKARPATESANEMADDKVVKSA from the coding sequence ATGCCCTACCCCATCGACCAGAAACTCGTCGTCGGCGTCGCCTCAAGCGCCCTGTTCGACCTGACCGACTCCGACGCCATCTACCAGACCGACGGCATCGAAGCCTACCGGCTGCACCAGGAAGCCAACCTCGATACCCCCTTCCCCAAAGGGGTCGCCTTCCCATTCATCCGCCGCTTCCTGAACATCAACAATGCCTTCCCCGAGCAATTGCCGGTGGAGGTGGTGCTGCTGTCGCGCAACTCCCCGGAAACCGGCCTGCGGGTGTTCCGCTCAATCGACCACTACGGCCTGAACATCACCCGCGCCGCGTTCATGTCCGGCCGCTCCCCTTACGAATACATCCCTGCCTTCAACGCTTCGCTGTTCCTCAGCGCCCACGAAGGCGACGTACAGCGTGCCATCGACGCCAATTACCCGGCCGGGCTGGTGTTGCCCACGCGCATCTACGACGACGAGATCGACACCGAACTGCGGGTGGCCTTCGACTTCGACGGGGTGATTGCCGATGACGAAGCGGAAAGCGTGTACAAGCAACACCTCGACCTGGGTGAATTCCAGGCCCATGAGCAGGCCCGCAAGGCCGTACCCCACCAGCCGGGGCCGTTGGCGGATTTGTACCGCAAGCTATCGCTGATCCGCGCGCTGGAGGACCAGAAGCTGGCCCAAGACCCGGCCTATCAGCGGATCTTGCGCATCGCCATTGTCACGGCAAGGAACGCGCCTTCCCATGAACGGGTGGTGACCACGCTGAAAAACTGGGGCGTGTCGCCGGACGAGTCGTTCTTCCTCGGCGGGATGGAAAAGGAACGGGTGCTGTCGATACTCAAGCCGCACATGTTCTTTGACGACCAGCGCAGCCACCTGATGTCGGCAGCGGGCGACCTGCCGATGGTGCATGTGCCGTTTGGCGTGGCGAACAAAGCCCGCCCAGCGACCGAGTCGGCAAACGAAATGGCCGACGACAAGGTGGTGAAAAGCGCTTGA
- a CDS encoding LysR family transcriptional regulator — MDYNGRSGEMEVFARVVDEGSLSAASRALGLTPSAVSRIIARTEQRLGTRLLLRTTRAITLTAEGDAYLRGARRILADMVEVEEAITDQGAPRGRLRVSAALGHGRLTVVPLVAEFCARYPQVLVDLSLSDEIVDIHGGQADVALRFGDLPDSSLSARQIGDTGQVIVASPEYLERCGTPRVPEDLARHNCLRFNFRRANADWPFRRDGRDFALKMAGNIECSSGEALAQLARLGAGIARIGTFTVVDELASGQLMPLLEDYNPGDREPINAVFVGGPAMPARVRVFVDFLVQHQQRSRA; from the coding sequence ATGGATTACAACGGGCGCTCGGGAGAGATGGAGGTTTTCGCCAGGGTGGTGGACGAAGGCAGCCTGTCTGCGGCCTCCCGCGCACTCGGCCTGACCCCTTCGGCAGTAAGCCGGATCATTGCCCGCACCGAACAACGCCTGGGCACGCGCCTGCTGCTGCGCACTACCCGGGCGATTACCCTGACGGCCGAGGGTGATGCCTACCTGCGGGGCGCCCGGCGCATTCTGGCGGACATGGTCGAGGTCGAAGAGGCCATTACCGACCAGGGCGCACCCCGTGGCCGCCTGCGGGTGAGCGCGGCGCTAGGGCATGGCCGGCTGACGGTAGTGCCCTTGGTGGCCGAGTTTTGCGCGCGTTACCCGCAGGTGCTGGTAGACCTGTCGTTGAGCGATGAGATCGTCGACATCCACGGTGGCCAGGCCGACGTGGCGCTGCGCTTTGGCGATTTGCCGGACAGCTCGCTGAGCGCCCGGCAGATTGGCGATACCGGCCAGGTGATCGTTGCCTCGCCCGAGTACCTGGAGCGCTGTGGTACTCCACGGGTGCCGGAAGACCTTGCCAGGCACAATTGCCTGCGCTTCAACTTCCGCCGCGCCAACGCTGACTGGCCGTTTCGCCGCGACGGGCGGGACTTTGCCCTGAAGATGGCGGGCAACATCGAGTGCAGCAGCGGCGAGGCGCTGGCGCAATTGGCCAGGCTAGGGGCAGGGATTGCGCGGATCGGCACGTTCACCGTGGTGGACGAGCTGGCAAGCGGGCAATTGATGCCGCTGCTGGAGGATTACAACCCCGGCGACCGCGAACCCATCAACGCCGTGTTCGTCGGCGGCCCGGCGATGCCGGCGCGGGTGCGGGTGTTTGTGGATTTTCTGGTGCAGCATCAGCAGCGAAGCCGAGCGTGA
- a CDS encoding FadR/GntR family transcriptional regulator: MEPTAPPKRLSLAQQLMLELSRQILAGELPAGSKLPTEQALTEAHGVSRTVVREAMSKLQAEGLVETRRGIGTFVLDTPPPVDTEASPPHNDEAFDSVAIIELRLSLEVEAAAIAAQRATPEQLRAIGAALEQAHALGPLHADAAAAEFAFHLQIAHCTGNSFFIDAMTHLGKTLARMPGAEVDEHQRAQQVREREQIHSALVHREPEAARAAMRLHLTNKLTHCRQG; encoded by the coding sequence ATGGAGCCTACGGCCCCTCCAAAACGCCTGAGCCTGGCTCAGCAACTGATGCTCGAGTTGTCCCGGCAAATTCTTGCTGGCGAGTTGCCGGCAGGCAGCAAACTGCCGACCGAACAGGCGCTGACCGAAGCCCATGGCGTCAGCCGCACGGTGGTGCGCGAGGCGATGTCCAAATTGCAGGCCGAAGGCCTGGTGGAAACGCGGCGCGGCATCGGCACCTTTGTGCTCGACACGCCCCCGCCCGTGGATACCGAGGCCAGCCCGCCGCACAACGATGAGGCGTTTGACAGTGTGGCCATCATCGAATTGCGCTTGAGCCTTGAGGTGGAAGCCGCCGCCATCGCCGCCCAGCGCGCCACGCCCGAGCAGCTGCGCGCTATCGGCGCAGCGCTGGAGCAGGCCCATGCGCTTGGCCCGTTGCATGCCGATGCGGCCGCTGCCGAGTTTGCGTTCCACCTGCAGATAGCCCATTGCACCGGCAACAGCTTTTTCATCGATGCCATGACGCATCTGGGCAAGACCTTGGCGCGCATGCCCGGCGCGGAGGTTGACGAGCACCAGCGTGCGCAGCAGGTGCGCGAGCGCGAGCAGATCCATTCGGCGCTTGTGCACCGCGAGCCAGAGGCGGCGAGGGCGGCGATGCGTCTGCATCTGACTAACAAGTTGACGCATTGTCGCCAAGGGTGA